The proteins below are encoded in one region of Juglans microcarpa x Juglans regia isolate MS1-56 chromosome 4D, Jm3101_v1.0, whole genome shotgun sequence:
- the LOC121259750 gene encoding endoribonuclease Dicer homolog 2 isoform X7, which yields MESVTVLGGGSQHPSVDPLSFARSYQLEALEISIKQNTIVFLETGSGKTLIAIMLLRSYAYLLRKPSPFIAVFLVPQVVLVSQQGEAVKMHTDLNVGMYCGEMGVDFWGAAIWKKHIEKHEVLVMTPAILLTGLRHSFFKLSMIKVLIIDECHHAKGKHPYACIMTEFYHRQLRSEISKLPRIFGMTASPIKTKSTGVSEFSFWEKIKELETLMNSKVYTCASESVLAQFIPFSTPKFKVYRHKEIPCSLYAHLTIELQSLKEKHELSLKKSDLVESTTDSMSKNISKVFSALIFCLDELGVWLALKAAQSFSCFDSDLCTEADSIPWGKLDVFGETIVKHFSLDAFHAFSTYIPSGPDWSIGNDVKANMDAGLLTSKVVCLIESLHEYRYLKDIRCIVFVERIVTAIVLHSLLEELLPKYCSWKSKYIAGNNSRLQSQTRKKQNEIVQEFRKGMVNVIVATSILEEGLDVQSCNLVIRFDPSATVCSFIQSRGRARMKHSDYILMVKSEDCATQSRLEKYLASGDIMRNASLRHASLPCSPLQTDLNDEKFYCVESTGATVTLSSSVSLIFFYCSRLPSDCYFKPAPRWDQKTCTLYLPKSCPLQNVVLQGNINAKILKQTACLEACKQLHEIGALTDNLVPDIVVEEADAQESGNEPYIDEQPCYFSPELVGRWPKDSDIMKYHCYLIELKQSFVYDIPVRDIVLVMKNELGSEVGSMHFDLDTDRGSLTVNFKYVGVINLRPDQVLLCRRFQITLLRVLIDHNLNKLKECLDGEFLGDETDYLLLPATGKHQRPLIIDWLCVTSVLFSCENFCEYHLNCYLPKGCARSVQTKDGPVCICLLKNSLVCTPHNGKLYCITGILGLNANSCLTLQDGRIMTYKKYFEEWHGIKLRFDHESLVNGIHIFKVQNYLQRCREQKEKGSSKWSVELPPELCSIVMSPIPVSIFYSFSFVPSILHRLESLLIAVNLKRMLLDHCMQNDVIPVSKRLEFLGDSVLDYIITKHFYYKYPGLSPALLTDMRSASVNNDCYARSAVKCGLHKHILHASQELHKHIVETVYNFEKLSSESTFGWESDTTFPKVLGDVIESLAGAILVDSRYDMEVVFRSIRPLLEPLVTPETVKPNPSRELNELCQKEHYIMNKPIKSRNNGLTSITIEVEAKGHLLKGTAIDRDKKIAKKVACKKVLESMKRFGFTW from the exons ATGGAATCTGTTACTGTCTTAGGAGGTGGATCCCAGCATCCATCTGTTGATCCTCTCTCATTTGCAAGAAG TTATCAGCTTGAAGCGCTGGAGATATCAATCAAGCAGAACACTATAGTGTTCTTGGAGACTGGCTCCGGCAAGACTCTTATTGCCATCATGCTTCTACGCAGCTATGCCTATCTTCTCCGCAAGCCTTCACCTTTCATTGCTGTCTTCTTAGTTCCCCAAGTTGTATTGGTCTCTCAA CAAGGTGAGGCCGTGAAAATGCACACTGACCTGAATGTGGGCATGTATTGTGGAGAAATGGGAGTTGACTTTTGGGGGGCTGCTATATGGAAGAAACACATAGAAAAACATGAG gTGCTTGTAATGACACCTGCAATTTTGCTTACTGGCTTGAGACATAGCTTTTTcaaattaagcatgattaaggtTTTAATAATTGATGAATGTCACCATGCTAAGGGTAAGCACCCTTATGCTTGTATTATGACG GAGTTCTATCACCGTCAGCTAAGGTCTGAAATATCCAAACTTCCTAGAATATTTGGAATGACTGCTTCTcccataaaaacaaaaagtac TGGAGTGTCAGAATTCTCTTTTTGGGAAAAGATTAAGGAACTTGAGACCCTGATGAATTCAAAG GTTTATACCTGTGCTAGTGAATCTGTGCTTGCTCAGTTTATACCGTTTTCAACTCCGAAGTTTAAGGTTTATAGGCACAAGGAAATCCCTTGTAGCTTATATGCACATTTAACTATTGAATTGCAGAGTTTGAAAGAAAAG CACGAACTCTCTCTGAAGAAGTCTGATCTTGTAGAATCTACTACAGATTCTATGAGCAAAAATATATCAAAGGTTTTTTCAGCTTTGATATTCTGTTTGGATGAGCTTGGTGTTTGGCTGGCTCTAAAG GCTGCACAGTCCTTTTCATGCTTTGATTCTGACTTGTGCACTGAAGCTGACTCAATTCCATGGGGTAAACTGGATGTGTTTGGTGAGACAATTGTTAAACATTTCAGTTTGGACGCTTTCCATGCATTTTCAACTTACATTCCATCAG GTCCAGACTGGTCTATCGGTAATGATGTTAAAGCTAATATGGACGCAGGGCTTCTAACTTCAAAAGTTGTCTGTCTCATTGAATCGCTTCATGAATACAG ATATCTAAAAGATATCAGATGTATAGTCTTTGTGGAAAGGATCGTTACAGCCATTGTATTACATTCTCTTTTGGAGGAGTTGCTTCCAAAATACTGCAGCTGGAAGTCTAAATACATTGCAGGGAACAACTCTCGGTTGCAATCACAGacaaggaaaaaacaaaatgaaattgtgCAAGAATTTCGTAAAGGCATG GTGAACGTCATTGTTGCAACATCAATTCTTGAAGAGGGTTTAGATGTTCAAAGCTGCAACTTGGTTATTAGATTTGACCCTTCGGCCACTGTTTGTAGTTTCATACAGTCCAGGGGCCGTGCTAGAATGAAACATTCAGATTacattttaatggttaagag CGAGGATTGTGCTACTCAATCTCGACTGGAGAAATATCTTGCTAGTGGAGATATCATGAGAAATGCATCACTACGCCATGCTTCGCTTCCTTGCTCACCTCTTCAAACTGATTTAAatgatgagaaattttattgtgttgaaAGCACTGGAGCGACTGTGACTCTTTCTTCTAGTGTCAGTTTGATATTCTTCTATTGTTCACGGCTCCCTTCTGATTG CTATTTTAAACCAGCTCCCAGGTGGGATCAGAAGACTTGCACTTTATATCTTCCCAAGAGTTGTCCTTTACAAAACGTTGTTTTACAAGGAAACATCAATGCTAAAATTCTGAAGCAAACTGCCTGCCTTGAAGCATGCAAGCAACTTCACGAGATTGGTGCTTTGACTGATAATCTTGTTCCAGATATTGTTGTTGAAGAAGCTGATGCTCAAGAAAGtg GGAATGAACCTTATATTGATGAGCAACCCTGTTACTTCTCACCTGAACTGGTCGGTCGCTGGCCAAAGGATTCTGATATAATGAAGTATCATTGCTACTTGATTGAGTTGAAGCAGAGCTTTGTGTATGACATTCCAGTTCGTGATATTGTCCTTGTCATGAAAAATGAGCTAGGATCTGAGGTTGGAAGCATGCATTTTGACTTGGACACTGACAGGGGTAGTTTGACAGTGAACTTTAAATATGTAGGAGTTATCAATCTTAGACCAGATCAA GTCCTTTTGTGTAGAAGGTTTCAGATAACTCTTTTAAGAGTTCTTATAGATCACAATTTGAACAAGTTAAAAGAATGTTTGGATGGAGAGTTTTTGGGAGATGAGACTGATTATCTTTTGCTCCCAGCCACTGGCAAACATCAGAGACCTCTGATCATTGATTGGCTATGTGTTACTTCTGTGCTCTTTTCATGTGAAAATTTTTGTGAATATCACTTAAATTGTTATTTGCCCAAGGGTTGTGCTCGTAGTGTGCAAACCAAAGATGGTCCTGTATGCATTTGCCTGCTTAAGAATTCTTTGGTCTGCACCCCACACAATGGTAAATTGTATTGCATAACTGGGATTTTGGGATTGAATGCAAACTCATGTCTGACGCTTCAGGATGGCAGAATCATGACCTACAAAAAGTACTTTGAAGAATG GCATGGCATCAAGCTGCGTTTTGATCATGAATCATTGGTTAATGGGATACACATTTTTAAGGTGCAAAATTACCTTCAAAGATGCAGAGAGCAGAAAGAGAAAG GATCGAGTAAGTGGTCGGTTGAATTGCCTCCGGAACTTTGTTCTATAGTTATGTCGCCGATACCTGTCTCTATATTTTATTCGTTCTCATTTGTTCCTTCAATCTTGCACCGGCTTGAGTCTTTGCTTATAGCTGTCAACTTAAAAAGGATGCTTTTGGATCATTGCATGCAAAATGATGTCATTCCAGTCTCCAAG CGACTTGAATTTCTTGGGGACTCCGTGTTGGATTATATCATAACCAAGCATTTCTACTATAAATATCCTGGGCTGTCGCCAGCACTACTAACTGATATGAGATCTGCTTCTGTGAATAATGATTGTTATGCACGATCTGCAGTTAAGTGTGGGCTACATAAACACATCCTCCATGCCTCACAAGAACTCCACAAGCATATAGTTGAAACTGTTTACAACTTCGAGAAGTTATCTTCAGAATCAACTTTTGGATGGGAGTCAGACACAACTTTCCCTAAG GTACTTGGTGATGTTATAGAGTCTCTTGCAGGAGCCATTCTTGTTGATTCAAGATACGATATGGAGGTGGTCTTTCGCAGTATAAGGCCACTTTTGGAGCCTCTGGTTACACCTGAAACAGTGAAGCCCAATCCTTCAAGGGAGTTGAATGAGTTATGCCAAAAAGAGCATTACATTATGAATAAACCCATCAAGTCCCGCAACAATGGTCTTACTTCAATTACAATAGAGGTCGAAGCTAAAGGACACCTACTCAAGGGTACTGCTATAGACAGAGATAAAAAGATTGCAAAAAAAGTAGCTTGTAAAAAAGTTTTGGAGTCCATGAAAAGATTCGGTTTTACATGGTAA